A segment of the Leclercia adecarboxylata genome:
CCGTTTGTTGCGGGTGGCGAGTATGAGCCTGATAACCTTTACTTAGAAAAATCGGCAGTAGCAATGAAAGCAAGAGCCAATATTGCATTGCAAATAAGAGATGTTCCCGATGGTAGCAACATCCAGCTAAGGTTAATTGACAGGGATTAATACCGGGAATTGCAAATGAGACGTCTTATTCCTGGCATCGTTTTTTTACTGAGTGGCTGCGTGGTGGCCGATATGGACTCTACCAACCACACCGCCTTTCCCTACTCCTGGACGTTCCAGAAGCCCGCAACAATGGGCCATACCGATCGGGTACAGCGTAAAGCCGATCTTTATGCCTGCGGCGTCGATAAAAATATCGATGTAGACAGTCCAGCATGGGGCAGAGGCAGTAGCTATCCGGGGAAGACCACAAAGCAATATTTGCCCGGGTAGAAAAAGTGGAAGCCTGCATGCAGGATAAAGGATATATGGTGCTGGGCTTCGATGAGTGCGGGCCGCTCAAAGCCCCCACTGGAAAATGTAATTAAGTGTTCAACTATGACGAAGTAAGGGCGAGAAAATATGCGCGAATCCCAGGCTATTTATAATGATATTGGCTCGGTCTTAATAGCCGCAGCGCCCGATAACGCCGCAAAAATCATCGCGCGCGCTGAGCTGTCGCCCGAAGATGACCACTGCAAATGTGAGTTTGATTATGTGGACAGCACCTCAGGTGAGACAAACTGGTTTACTGCAGGCGCACAGGCCAATGCTGATTTGCTGGGCCTTCTGGTTGAGTTGAGGAAATTTTTTGTTGATAACATCTCATCACAACAGCCCGCGTTCTGGCACGCCTGTGAAATAACGGTCGATGTTGAAACGCTCAGAATCACGATTGATTTTAAATACGGCGATTAGTAGACAATAAAATGTGACGACTAAGCGCAACACCCTACCAATATAGGGGAGGCAAATTCCAGGACTATTCTGGCCTTTAAGATTATTCCCTATTTCATCGCCTGCCAAAACAACCAACAATTTTATCGCCTTAATTTGCAGTGGAATATCTCCAGCCTGATGGCTGGGGATATATGGCATTACACATAAAAAATGACAACAAGGATTACGGAAAATGAAAAAAATTACCCTGGCAGTATGCGTTGCGGCGAGTCTGGCAAGCGGCGCTGCTCTGGCGGATAATCACACCGTTTCGGTGGGTTATGCGCAGAGTAACGTTGAAGACTTTAAAAATATCCGCGGCGTGAACGTTCAGTATCGCTACGAGTGGGATTCCCCGGTAAGCCTGGTGGGTTCATTTACCTATATGAGCGGCGATCAGGACGAGCATTATTATCTCGCTTCCGACTCCATTAAAAATCACATCGAAGTGAAATATTACTCCCTGATGGCAGGCCCGGCGTATCGCCTTAATGAATTCGTTTCCCTGTATGCGCTGGGCGGCGTTGCTCGCGTGAAAGCAGACGGCCACACCACCTGGGTGAACGGCGGCGACAACTATACCGAGCGCAACGGCATCGATGAGAAATCGACCTCTTTCGCCTACGGCGCGGGCGTACAGTTCAACGCAACGCCTGATCTGGCGATCCACGTCGGTTACGAAGGTACCACTGCCGACCTGGGCGATGACTACGGGATCAACGGCTGGAACCTGGGTGTGGGTTACAGCTTCTGATTGGTGCGCCCTGATGCCGGGTGGCGGCTACGCCTTACCCGGCCTACGGTCCGAGGGTTTTGTAGGCCCGGCAAGCGCAGCGCCGCCGGGCATTACAGACCGCACTATTCCCCGGCCTGCATAATATGGGCGATAAACTGGGTTAACTTCGGCAGCGGCCGCAGATCCTGACGCCATAAAAGATGCACCGGTCGGGGTTGTGGCGTGTAACTTTCCAAAACACGTATCAGCCGACCATTCGCCAGCTCGTCCGCCACCAGCACCTCCGGTTGTAACAGCAATCCCGCCCCGGCAATCGCCGCCATCCGCAGCCCATACCCGTCGTTACAGCGCAAGATCGCATCGCGCTTCCAGCGCACCTCCCCCTCCACACCCGGCAGCCGCCACTCGTTGCGCGCGGTCCAGACGGTGTGGGAGAGACAAAGATGCTCCACCAGATCGTCCGGCGTTTGCGGCGTGCCGTGACGGGCTAAATAGTCCGGCGCGGCGCAGATCACCATCCGGTAAGGACAGAGGTATTTCGCCACCAGATCCCCGGTGTGGATATCGCCAATGCGGATAGCCAGATCCACCCCCTCCTCCACCAGATCGACCATCCGGTTAGTAAGATCCAGCTCGACGCGCACCTCCGGGAAACGCTGCAAAAAGGTGGCGGTCAGCGGGGCAATCACGCACCCGCCGAATGAGGTGGGCGCGGTCACCCGCAGCGTGCCCGCGGGTGCGGTACGCAGACGCTCCACCGAACGTTCGGCGATGGCGACCTGCTCGATAACCCGCTTTGCCTCCTCAAACCAGACCCGCCCGGCGTCGGTCAGGCTCTGGCGGCGGGTATTGCGCTCCAGCAGCCGGGTGCCGAGCTGCGCCTCCAGCCAGGCGATATACTTCCCGACCATCACCGCCGACATCTCCAGCCGGGCGGCGGCACCGGTAAAGCTGCCGCTCTCCACCACCGCGATAAAGGTTTCCATGCCGCGAAGCTTATCCATATTACAAACCTCTGGTTAATAATGATCTAACTTTAGCCCAGTTTATCCGCTCTTCGGTTTGTTAAACAATCAAGGCTCACACACAGAGGAGTCGGCTATGAAAATCGTCATTATTGGTGCCAGCGGTACGGTCGGTCAGGCAGTCACAGAAGAGTTGAGTCGTCGTCATGAAGTCATTCGCGTGGGTCGCACAAAAGGCGATCATCAGGTGGATATCACCTCGCAGGCCAGCGTGCAGGCGCTGTTCGAGAAGATCGGCCCGGTTGATGCCATTGTCTCCGCCAGCGGCGGGCTGCACTTTGGCCCGCTGTCGACCATGACCGACAGCCAGTTCAACCAGGGGCTACAGGATAAATTGCTGGGCCAGGTGCGGCTGGCGCTGACCGGGCAGCACTATCTGAATGAAGGCGGGTCGATAACCCTGATCAGCGGCATTGTGGCCCACGAGCCGATTGCCCAGGGGGTGAAT
Coding sequences within it:
- a CDS encoding Ail/Lom family outer membrane beta-barrel protein; translated protein: MKKITLAVCVAASLASGAALADNHTVSVGYAQSNVEDFKNIRGVNVQYRYEWDSPVSLVGSFTYMSGDQDEHYYLASDSIKNHIEVKYYSLMAGPAYRLNEFVSLYALGGVARVKADGHTTWVNGGDNYTERNGIDEKSTSFAYGAGVQFNATPDLAIHVGYEGTTADLGDDYGINGWNLGVGYSF
- a CDS encoding LysR family transcriptional regulator, producing MDKLRGMETFIAVVESGSFTGAAARLEMSAVMVGKYIAWLEAQLGTRLLERNTRRQSLTDAGRVWFEEAKRVIEQVAIAERSVERLRTAPAGTLRVTAPTSFGGCVIAPLTATFLQRFPEVRVELDLTNRMVDLVEEGVDLAIRIGDIHTGDLVAKYLCPYRMVICAAPDYLARHGTPQTPDDLVEHLCLSHTVWTARNEWRLPGVEGEVRWKRDAILRCNDGYGLRMAAIAGAGLLLQPEVLVADELANGRLIRVLESYTPQPRPVHLLWRQDLRPLPKLTQFIAHIMQAGE
- a CDS encoding short chain dehydrogenase, whose amino-acid sequence is MKIVIIGASGTVGQAVTEELSRRHEVIRVGRTKGDHQVDITSQASVQALFEKIGPVDAIVSASGGLHFGPLSTMTDSQFNQGLQDKLLGQVRLALTGQHYLNEGGSITLISGIVAHEPIAQGVNATTVNAALEGFVRAAACELPRGIRINLISPTVLTESAEAYDGFFPGFESVPAATVAQAYRRSVEGVQSGRVYKVGY